One region of Haloprofundus salilacus genomic DNA includes:
- a CDS encoding TATA-box-binding protein, whose translation MTTPADSIEIQNVVASTGIGQELDLEALAEDLPGADFNPDNFPGLVYRTQNPKAAALIFRSGKIVCTGAKSIDDVHEALGIIFQKLRDLSIPVEESPEITVQNIVSSADLGHNLNLNALAIGLGLEDVEYEPEQFPGLVYRMDQPKVVILLFGSGKIVITGGKRTDDAETAVEEIVERIQNLGLLG comes from the coding sequence ATGACGACGCCGGCAGACTCAATCGAGATACAGAACGTAGTCGCATCGACAGGTATTGGACAGGAGCTCGACCTGGAGGCGCTCGCGGAGGACCTTCCAGGGGCCGACTTCAACCCCGACAACTTCCCCGGCCTCGTCTATCGGACGCAGAATCCGAAGGCGGCCGCGCTCATCTTCCGCTCGGGGAAAATCGTCTGCACGGGGGCCAAGAGCATCGACGATGTACACGAGGCGCTTGGTATCATCTTCCAGAAGCTTCGAGATCTGAGCATCCCCGTCGAAGAGAGCCCCGAAATTACCGTCCAGAACATCGTCTCGAGCGCGGACCTCGGACACAACCTCAACCTGAACGCACTCGCTATCGGACTCGGCCTCGAGGACGTCGAGTACGAACCAGAGCAGTTCCCGGGACTGGTTTACCGAATGGACCAGCCCAAAGTGGTCATCCTGCTCTTCGGTAGCGGGAAAATAGTGATCACCGGCGGCAAGCGGACCGACGACGCGGAGACGGCCGTCGAGGAAATCGTCGAGCGGATTCAGAACCTCGGCCTTCTGGGTTAG